A segment of the Chthonomonadales bacterium genome:
GCAGGACCCCCGCCGCGCGGATGGCGCCGCCGCGCCCGGCGACACTCCACCGGGTCACCTAACGGATCTCCACGCGGTCGGGCGCCGACTCCGCGCGCGTCGCGGCAGAGTACATGCCGTAGACCGCCGCCGGCGGCGCGGCCGAGGTGCCCGGCGTGCTGGCGCGCAGCGTGTACTCGATCACCTGCTTCCCGCGCGGAATGCGCCGCGCGAAGAACGCGACGCGATCGTCGCGCACGTCGACGCTCGAGTACCAGAAGCTCCACTCGTCCAGGTCGTCGGCCGTGCCGGCGCCGGTGGGCTCCAGGCCCGAGGGCAGGGGATCCTCAATCACGGCGTAGGTGATCTCGCGCGTGGCCTCGATGGTTAGCCGTACGCGCACCATATCGCCCTGCGCAAACCGGTTACCGGTCGGCTCGCTCTGCAGGCGCCAGGACCCGGAGCCGGAGAGGCGCGGCGCCAGCCGTCGGTACTCGCGCGTCACGGTGCAGTCGAGCGACGGCCCTGCGGCGGTGCCGGCGAGCGGCGCCATCTGGCGCAACTCGAGGTTGTAGAAGGCGAGCCCGCCGTGCCCGCCAGCCTCGAGCCGCACCTCGTTGCGCCCGGGCTGCAGCCACGCGGCCGGCACACGCGCCACGCGCTCGTCGCCATCTCCTCGCTCCCGCCATGCGGTCTCGCCCAGCAGCCGACCGTTAACGTACGCGCGGATCGGGCCGCCGGGGGGGCGGGCCGCGGCAGGATGCGCCGCCAGGTAGTCGGCAATGGCGGCGATCACCCAGGCCGTGTCCCGCGTGTTCGACCAGCCGTCACCGGATCGCTGGAGCATCAGCCATCGCAGGACCGCGAGCTGCCGCGTGTCGGCCGGATCGACTGCGCCATAGGCGCGCAGGGCAGCCGCAGTAGCCATCACATCGCTCCACATATCCCCTGGCGCATGGCCACTCCGCCAATGCGAGAGCGAGCCCTCGGAGATGAGCGCGCGGTTCAGGCGGTCCTTCCACGGCAGCCCGGCGGCCCGGCCGCCAAGCTCCGCCGCGAGCAGCGCGGCGTGCGCGAGCGCGGGCACGTCCGCGCCCGCGCCCGAGCGCACGCGGCGCCAGGCCGCGCGGGCAGCCGCCGGATCGCCGGCACACGCCACAGCGTACAGCAGGAAGGCCCGGACGGCCGGGGCGCTGCCCGGGGCGAGCCGGAGGGCGGCCTCGAGCCCGCGCTTGCGCGCCGCATCGCTGACCGGGTAGCCCTGCTCGCGTGCCACGGCCAGGCCCCATAGAACATAGGCCGTCATCCACGCGTCCGGCCCGTCGTGCTCCCACCAGCCCCACGCGCCGTCATCGTGCTGGAGCCGGTAGAGGCGCGCGAGGCCGTCGCGCACCATTCGGTCGACCTCGGCCGGCGCGAACGCGAGCGGAACGGCGACGCCGGCACCCCGCAACCGGCGCACGAGCAGATCGGGCAGGAAGCGGCTCATCGTCTGCTCGGTGCAGCCGTACGGGTAGCCCGCCAGGTAGGCCGCCGCGTTGGCGAGCGAAGCGCTCACGCTTGGAGTGACGCGGAGGGTGAGCCGCGTCTCGCCAGCGATGGCGGCCGGGTCGACTCGCACCGCCTCCGTCGCGGAGCCCGCGCCGTGCAGCTCGCCCGCCGCCGACGTGAACCGCTCTCGGCCGAGCGGTCGAACCGGGAGCGCTAGCTCGAGGCCGTCCGTGAGCTGGCGCGCGCCGGCTTCGCGCGGCGTCCATGCTGCCACGCGCAGCTTGGCCTCGCCCGGGCCCGCCGCGGTAACGCTCCAGGCGACCTTACCCACGCCGTTGGCGGGCACGGTTACCCTGGACGTGGCCGCCTCGCGGGTCGCCATTCCGGCGAACACGCCGCGGACGAGCACCTGCCGCGGAGCTCCCGTGTTGTTGTGCACCAGGGCCAGAACGCGGCTCCGATCACCGGCGGTCAAGAAGCGCGGCGCCTCGACGCGAAGCAGGAGGTCCTTCGTGGCGATCACGCGCGCCGTCTCGCGCCCGAACGCCGTCGCGCGCGTCTGTGCGATGGCAGTCGCTCGCCAGGTCGTGACGTTGTCCGGGAGGCGCACCGTGGCCGTGGCGCGTCCCCGCGGGTCGGTGACTATGGAGGGCGCCCAGTAGGCCGTGTCGAGGAACCGACGGCGGGCCGAGATGCTCGGCTCGGTCTTGTCGGCGCTGCCCAGGTAGTCCGCCGAAAACGAGTAGGAGGTGACTACCCGGTTCCAGCGGCGCGGGTAGAAGGCGTCGCGCAGCAGGCTCGGATCGTCCTCGCGGAGCGCGTAGACCGATTCGTCGACGACGCCAAGCGAGAGCTCGGCCTGCGCCGGCTTGCCGCTCTCGTCCGCGACTCGCACGCGGTAGGTCACGGCCTCGCCAGGCTGCACGCGCGCGCGGTCCGGGGAGAGCGAAACGCGCAGCCGCCGCGCCGGCACCTCGACGCGCAGCGGCGCCTCGCTCGTGTAGAAGCGCGAGGAGTCGATGACCGCGGCCGACAGGAAGACGTTGGGCCCGTACTCGGCGCGGACGGGCACTCGCACGACGGTGCTGTGCCTGGCGAGGCGAACCACGCGCGCCTCGTAGATGCGATCGCCTTCCACCGTCAGTAGCGCTGTGAGGCCGCCGCGACCGGCGTTGACGAGCACGCGCGCGGTCTCGGCGGGTCCGTAGTGGCGCTTGTCGGTGAAGAGCGCGAGTGCCGGGTAATGGGTGGCGTAGTCGCCTCCAGCGTCGGATGCGATCCAGACGTAGGCGCGCGCGGCGATCTGCCGCCCGGCCGGGTCCCGCGCGCTCACCGTCAGCTTCAGTTGACCGGCCTTCGCGACGGTCCAGCGAGTGGTGGCCCGCCCGTCGGGACCGGTCCGCGCGACCTGATGCCCGACGGCGGTCTGACGCTCCTGGCGGTGGATCCACTCCTGGATCGAGGCCTCGATCGTCACCTCGACGCCCGCGGCGGGCTTCCCGTCATGGTAGCGAGTCTCCACGCGTAGCGCAAGGGGCTGCCCCGGAGCCGCCACGTAGCCGGCGGGCGAGAGCGAAAGCCGGAACGCGCCGGCGGCGACCGGCACCGAGCCGGTGGCCCAGATGTCGTTGCCGCTCGGGTCGGTCACGCGCACGTTCGCCGAGTAGACCTGCTGCTGCGGAACGTCGGCGCCGCCTGCTGGAGTGGCGCGAAACGCGATGACCGCGCGACCCTGGCCATCGAGCGTTGCGCTGCCCTCCGCCACGCTCTCTCCGTAGATCTCGCCATAGTCACCCGGGGGCGGGCCCTCGTTCTCCTCGAATCCGTAGTCGTCCGGGTACTCGGCGGACCAGTCGGGGCTGCGGTACACGTTGTAGCGAACCGCCGCGCCGGCGAGCGGGGCGCCGAAGTAGTAGGCGCCCTGCACGATCATCGAGACCGTCTCCCCGGCCAGGTACATGCTCCGATCGGGCTTCACGGTCACGGCGAACTCCGGCTTGCGATAGGAGGCCACCGTGATGTCCTGGCTGTGCGGCTGGCCGGCCACGGTGGTGATCAGCGTGTAGGCTCCGGTCTCGGCCTCCGGGCTCAGCGTGAAGGCGCCGTCGAAGGAGCCATAGGCCGAGCACCGCGCCGCCGCCCGCGCGACTCGCTCGCCGGAGGGCGACCGCACCTCGACGCTCACCGACTCACCCGCCGGCAGGTCGTAGCGCGGGGACCCCGTCACCGCTCGCCGGACGATGCCTTTGTAGCGGATGCGCTGGCCCGGTCGGTAGATCGGCCGGTCGGTATACGCCGCAACCACGTGACTCCCGTCGCGCTCCGAGCCGTAGTAGGCGCCGCCCGCGGACGCCTCGTCGGGTCCGAGCGCCGCGTACACCAGGTCGAGACTCTGGTCGCCGTCCACGCGCGTGGCCCCGAGGGCAAGGCGACAGAGTCCGTCGGCGGCGGTGGCCCCGGTCACCGCGCCGCGCGCGCCACGGAGCGCGGTGACGCGCGCGCCAGGCCGCGGGGCGCCGCTCGCCAGGTCGACGACCCACGCCAGCAACGCGCGCGCGTCGCGCTTGACGATCAGGCCGATGTCCGTCACGCGGATCGCCGACACGGCCGTGGCCGCGCCGTACCGCGCGCGCACGAGATAGACGCCTGGCCGCAGCGCGCCAAATCGGACGGGCTGATCGAAGAACCCTTCCCGGTCGACCTCCGTGATCGGTCTGGCGAGCTGCGCGGCGGGTACGCGGTCCGCGGCGGAGAGCAGTACGTCTGGCAGCTCACCGTGCGGCTCATAGGGGGTCTCGATGGAGCTCAGTGCCGACCCGCCGCCAGGTGCCCTGAGGAGGTCGATCAGCCGTGCCCGGTAGATCTCGACACGCAGTCGGCCCTGGCCGCGGGGGCCGTCGCGGTCGACATAGCCCCGCAAGGTCACGAACGCCTCCTGCCGGGTTCGAAAGGAGCGTCGCCCCTCCGCCACGCTGAGCGCGGGCTGGTTGCGGGTGAGCGCCAGCACTACGGCGGCCGTGCCGCCCTCCTCTACGCTCACCTGCACGTCCGAGGCGGCGTGCGCGGCGCCGGCGGCGCTCAGTTGGTACTCGCCCGCCGGAACGGCGGCGAACGCGAAGCGGCCCGAGCGGCCCGTGACCGCATAGCGCGTTCGAAGGCGTTCACCCTCGCCGGCGACTGCCGTCAGGTACACATCGATCCCCTCCACCGGTCGGGCGTGCTCGGAAACGACCACCGTGCCGCTGAGGCGCCCCATCGGCGTCTCCGCGCGGAACGCGGTTCCATACGCCACCACTCCGCACGCCAGTGCAAAGAGCGCGGCAGCAGCCTGGCGTGACGGCAGCAGGCCGCCGCATCGCGACCGTGGCCCGCGGGGCGCGAGCTCGCGCGCTCTCACGTCACGAGGCCCCGGGGCGCGGCATGGCCGGGCCGGGGGCCACCCTCCGGCGCCGCGCTGCGATGCGGCCGGCGACGTCTGCAACCACGACGACGACGGCCAGGATAGCGGCCGACCAGGTCAGGAGGCGCGCGCGGTCGGCGCGGCTTAGCTCGAATGCGAGCATCGCGTGGTGCGTCCACTGCGCGGCCGCCAGCGCGACACCCAACCCGAACACGGCCGCGCCGGGCGTCGCGCGCCGGGCGGGCGCCGGCGGCCAGGGCAGCGGCGTCGCGACCGCGAGCGCGAGCCCGAGGAGCAGCGCCGTTATGCACTTGGGTCCCCATGTCGCCATCACGGCGCCCGCCGTCGTGAGCCCAACGAGCGCGGCGATGGCAAGCGGGACGACGACCTGGCCGCCAGAGCGAAGCCGCGAGGCGACGTAACCGACGAGCAGACCGGGCAGCGCCATCCCCACGACGATGCCGACGAGAGCGTAGTGATCGCTCATCCGCGTGCGCCCGAGCTCATCACCGAACCGGGTCAGAAGAAGCTGGTAGACCACGAGGACGGTCCCGGCCGCGAAGAGCATCGAGAGCAGTTGCGCCGCCAGCGGCCGGGGCGGGGTGCGCGCGGGGCGCCGGGGAGCGGCCAGTGCCAGGCAGCCCAGTGGGAAGAGCGCGGCCAGCCAGAGCGCCGTGCCGGTGCCGGCCATTACGCTGTAGGCGAGGGCGTAGCCCGCCGCGAGGATCAGCACCGCCGCCGGCCAGAGCCAGCCCGGCGCGTCCGCGAGCTCGTCCGCGGGCACGCCATCGTGCATGAGTGTGTCGGCAACGGCCTCGGCGCCCATGGCCCACACGAGCCAGCCGAGCGCGATCGAGGTACCGACTCCCGCCGCCACCACGTACAGGATGCGTTCGTCGCCGACCAGTCTGGCGGCCAGAAGCCAGGCCGCGCCGGTAACGAGGGCCATCGCCAGCAGCCCGCGCCCGGCGATGCCCGCGGCCCGGCGGATCGTGCCGTCGCCCAGGGCGCAGCCCGCGGCGGCGGCCGCGCCGCTTGCGCCGGGCACCAGGCGGGATGCCCTTAGCAGCGCGCCGGTTGGCAGCGCCGCAATCGCTGCGGCGAGCGGCGCGGAGCCGGCGGCCAGAAGGGCCGCCGCACACCAGCGCGTCGTGCTAGCAGGGTCCGTGCCCCGGTGGGCGGCGATGGCGACGGCGGCGCAGAGCGCCGAAGGCCAGATGCCAGCGCCTACCAGGAGCGCCTGCTCCATGCGCGGGTCGCCCTCGGGGGGTTCTCGTGGCCCGCGCTCGCCCTGCGAGGGGCGCTGGGCGGCATCCCAGTACAGTACCGCCGAGACGGCGAGCGCGCCCATCGAGACGCCGACCAGCGCGTCGACGAGCGAGGCGCGGAGGAAGAGGACCGCCGCGGCCGCGGCCGCGACCGAGGGCAGGGCCATCAACGCGCCGCCGAGCGCGACGGCGGCG
Coding sequences within it:
- a CDS encoding carboxypeptidase regulatory-like domain-containing protein; translated protein: MGRLSGTVVVSEHARPVEGIDVYLTAVAGEGERLRTRYAVTGRSGRFAFAAVPAGEYQLSAAGAAHAASDVQVSVEEGGTAAVVLALTRNQPALSVAEGRRSFRTRQEAFVTLRGYVDRDGPRGQGRLRVEIYRARLIDLLRAPGGGSALSSIETPYEPHGELPDVLLSAADRVPAAQLARPITEVDREGFFDQPVRFGALRPGVYLVRARYGAATAVSAIRVTDIGLIVKRDARALLAWVVDLASGAPRPGARVTALRGARGAVTGATAADGLCRLALGATRVDGDQSLDLVYAALGPDEASAGGAYYGSERDGSHVVAAYTDRPIYRPGQRIRYKGIVRRAVTGSPRYDLPAGESVSVEVRSPSGERVARAAARCSAYGSFDGAFTLSPEAETGAYTLITTVAGQPHSQDITVASYRKPEFAVTVKPDRSMYLAGETVSMIVQGAYYFGAPLAGAAVRYNVYRSPDWSAEYPDDYGFEENEGPPPGDYGEIYGESVAEGSATLDGQGRAVIAFRATPAGGADVPQQQVYSANVRVTDPSGNDIWATGSVPVAAGAFRLSLSPAGYVAAPGQPLALRVETRYHDGKPAAGVEVTIEASIQEWIHRQERQTAVGHQVARTGPDGRATTRWTVAKAGQLKLTVSARDPAGRQIAARAYVWIASDAGGDYATHYPALALFTDKRHYGPAETARVLVNAGRGGLTALLTVEGDRIYEARVVRLARHSTVVRVPVRAEYGPNVFLSAAVIDSSRFYTSEAPLRVEVPARRLRVSLSPDRARVQPGEAVTYRVRVADESGKPAQAELSLGVVDESVYALREDDPSLLRDAFYPRRWNRVVTSYSFSADYLGSADKTEPSISARRRFLDTAYWAPSIVTDPRGRATATVRLPDNVTTWRATAIAQTRATAFGRETARVIATKDLLLRVEAPRFLTAGDRSRVLALVHNNTGAPRQVLVRGVFAGMATREAATSRVTVPANGVGKVAWSVTAAGPGEAKLRVAAWTPREAGARQLTDGLELALPVRPLGRERFTSAAGELHGAGSATEAVRVDPAAIAGETRLTLRVTPSVSASLANAAAYLAGYPYGCTEQTMSRFLPDLLVRRLRGAGVAVPLAFAPAEVDRMVRDGLARLYRLQHDDGAWGWWEHDGPDAWMTAYVLWGLAVAREQGYPVSDAARKRGLEAALRLAPGSAPAVRAFLLYAVACAGDPAAARAAWRRVRSGAGADVPALAHAALLAAELGGRAAGLPWKDRLNRALISEGSLSHWRSGHAPGDMWSDVMATAAALRAYGAVDPADTRQLAVLRWLMLQRSGDGWSNTRDTAWVIAAIADYLAAHPAAARPPGGPIRAYVNGRLLGETAWRERGDGDERVARVPAAWLQPGRNEVRLEAGGHGGLAFYNLELRQMAPLAGTAAGPSLDCTVTREYRRLAPRLSGSGSWRLQSEPTGNRFAQGDMVRVRLTIEATREITYAVIEDPLPSGLEPTGAGTADDLDEWSFWYSSVDVRDDRVAFFARRIPRGKQVIEYTLRASTPGTSAAPPAAVYGMYSAATRAESAPDRVEIR